A genomic stretch from Candidatus Latescibacterota bacterium includes:
- the dtd gene encoding D-tyrosyl-tRNA(Tyr) deacylase, giving the protein MRVVIQRVRRANVEVGGTEVSSIGQGILALAAFRKDDSDEELAWMARKCLELRIFEDDEGKMNLSLTDVGAELLVVSQFTLYGDCRKGRRPDYTDSAPSSEAAVLYRRFIEILESHYPRVSEGVFGAHMNIALLNDGPVTMVLDRDPL; this is encoded by the coding sequence TTGAGGGTAGTCATTCAAAGGGTAAGACGTGCAAATGTGGAAGTAGGGGGTACTGAGGTCTCATCGATCGGACAGGGCATCCTTGCGCTTGCCGCATTCAGGAAAGATGATAGCGATGAAGAGCTTGCCTGGATGGCCCGGAAATGTCTGGAATTGAGAATATTCGAAGATGATGAGGGCAAGATGAACCTTTCCTTGACGGATGTGGGGGCTGAACTCCTGGTCGTTTCCCAGTTCACCCTTTATGGTGATTGCAGGAAGGGAAGAAGGCCTGACTACACCGACAGTGCGCCTTCAAGCGAGGCAGCCGTGCTTTATCGTCGGTTTATCGAGATCCTTGAGTCTCATTATCCAAGAGTGTCGGAGGGAGTTTTCGGCGCTCATATGAATATTGCGCTGTTGAACGATGGGCCTGTGACTATGGTCCTCGACAGAGATCCTCTGTGA
- the recJ gene encoding single-stranded-DNA-specific exonuclease RecJ, producing MIQWIERKIDMDVARELESSLALSMIEARVLVARGIIDTEVASAFLNPSWDDLHDPFMFLEMEKAVSILGESIDKGRKILVHGDYDADGINGAALIYRALAAIGADVHFFVPDRAKDGYGLASRMMRRGVEAGLELVISVDCGSSDREIISFLAENGVRTIITDHHDISDRIPEADAFLNPKLPGETYPFKDLAGVGVAFKLLQGFQTVIQKDMGLTDLLDFVAVGTLGDYSPLTGENRALVSLGLEKLGEWNRPGFAALRQASNLVRSGFSAKQVCFNIVPRLNSPGRVGSARDVVELLVTDDSSKAGAIASEIETINSLRRSLDILVTEQASQLADVEMKKSNPNALVFSSPAWHEGVVGIGAARLAEKYSLPSALIAVRGNFGKGSARSAGIVNVREALEKCSEYLTAYGGHREAGGFTVPENKIYDFTKCFDNAVKEISELSGRESVQAYDSRAGLKDCDIAMARSMERMGPFGPGNEEPLFLIERLKVLPGAKIVGSSHIKFDAGDGDSNRGSFIGFSLARAWNPVDLAGKMVDVLANLSINQWNNRENLQLIVRGIRIRESGAD from the coding sequence ATGATCCAGTGGATAGAACGAAAAATTGACATGGATGTTGCCCGGGAACTGGAGAGCAGTCTGGCACTGTCAATGATCGAGGCCCGGGTACTTGTCGCCAGAGGGATCATTGATACAGAAGTGGCATCGGCCTTCCTGAATCCATCATGGGACGACCTGCATGATCCGTTCATGTTTCTGGAGATGGAAAAGGCAGTCTCGATTCTTGGCGAATCGATTGACAAGGGCCGGAAGATCCTGGTGCATGGGGATTATGATGCTGACGGGATCAATGGTGCAGCGCTGATATACAGGGCACTGGCTGCTATTGGAGCGGACGTCCACTTCTTTGTTCCGGACAGGGCGAAGGATGGTTATGGCCTTGCTTCCAGGATGATGAGACGTGGCGTAGAAGCGGGATTGGAACTTGTGATCTCGGTCGATTGTGGGTCGAGTGACAGGGAAATAATCTCATTCCTTGCTGAAAATGGGGTCCGCACAATTATTACGGACCACCATGATATAAGCGATCGAATACCCGAAGCTGATGCTTTTCTCAATCCAAAGCTTCCTGGAGAGACATATCCGTTCAAAGATCTGGCGGGGGTCGGAGTGGCGTTCAAGCTACTGCAGGGTTTTCAGACTGTCATTCAGAAGGATATGGGGCTCACCGATCTTCTCGATTTTGTGGCTGTAGGAACTCTGGGAGATTATTCCCCGTTGACTGGGGAAAACCGGGCACTCGTTTCACTCGGGCTTGAAAAACTCGGCGAATGGAATCGTCCGGGTTTTGCAGCTCTGCGGCAGGCGAGCAACCTGGTAAGGAGCGGGTTTTCTGCGAAACAGGTCTGTTTCAATATCGTGCCACGATTGAATTCTCCGGGAAGGGTGGGAAGCGCAAGGGATGTCGTGGAGCTTCTCGTGACGGATGATAGTAGTAAGGCCGGAGCTATCGCGAGTGAGATCGAGACGATCAATTCCCTGAGAAGATCTCTTGATATTTTAGTCACTGAACAGGCTTCCCAGCTTGCTGATGTCGAGATGAAGAAGAGCAATCCGAACGCCCTTGTCTTTTCTTCCCCGGCGTGGCATGAAGGTGTAGTTGGAATAGGCGCTGCCAGACTCGCAGAGAAGTACTCTCTGCCATCGGCATTGATAGCTGTCAGGGGTAATTTTGGGAAGGGGTCGGCGAGGTCGGCTGGAATTGTCAATGTCAGGGAAGCACTGGAAAAGTGTTCTGAATATCTGACCGCCTATGGTGGACACCGGGAGGCTGGTGGCTTTACTGTTCCGGAAAATAAGATATATGATTTCACGAAATGCTTCGACAATGCGGTAAAAGAGATATCGGAACTTTCGGGCAGGGAAAGTGTTCAGGCCTACGATTCCAGGGCAGGTCTAAAAGATTGTGATATTGCCATGGCGAGGTCGATGGAGCGGATGGGGCCTTTCGGTCCGGGAAATGAAGAGCCTCTTTTTCTGATAGAGAGGCTTAAAGTCTTGCCAGGGGCAAAGATAGTGGGCAGCAGCCATATAAAATTTGATGCAGGGGATGGGGATAGTAACAGGGGAAGTTTTATCGGGTTTTCTCTGGCGAGAGCCTGGAATCCTGTCGATCTGGCCGGGAAAATGGTAGATGTACTGGCCAATCTCAGTATAAATCAGTGGAATAATAGAGAGAACCTGCAGTTGATAGTAAGAGGAATACGTATCAGGGAAAGTGGGGCGGATTGA
- a CDS encoding Maf family protein, giving the protein MNPFLSMEVQSNLVLASASPRRREILSSLGFEFEVIPPDVDENEVFWKDPEKIVTLLAELKAVDVQSGKPRKTVIGADTIVVCEGTVLGKPGSREETVKMLQMLSGCSHEVLTGIAVATPPNIRLVEVETTMVQFRELSRSEIEKYADMDEPRDKAGAYAIQGHASVFVERIEGCYLNVVGLPVQRLFKMFRKLENVIPR; this is encoded by the coding sequence TTGAACCCTTTTCTTTCAATGGAAGTTCAGAGCAACCTCGTTCTGGCATCTGCCTCACCGAGAAGAAGAGAGATCCTGTCCTCGCTGGGGTTTGAGTTCGAAGTGATTCCTCCTGATGTCGATGAGAATGAGGTGTTCTGGAAAGATCCTGAAAAGATCGTGACTCTCCTGGCAGAGCTGAAGGCTGTGGATGTTCAGTCCGGAAAGCCCAGAAAGACCGTTATAGGAGCAGATACTATTGTTGTCTGTGAAGGAACGGTTCTGGGAAAGCCTGGCAGCAGGGAAGAGACAGTAAAGATGCTGCAGATGCTTTCGGGCTGCTCGCATGAAGTGCTGACGGGGATCGCCGTCGCGACTCCACCAAATATCCGTCTGGTGGAAGTAGAGACGACAATGGTACAGTTCAGAGAATTGTCCAGGAGTGAGATTGAAAAGTACGCGGATATGGATGAACCGAGAGACAAGGCTGGAGCATACGCGATTCAGGGCCATGCCTCGGTTTTTGTTGAACGGATCGAAGGATGTTATCTGAATGTCGTAGGGCTTCCGGTCCAGAGGCTTTTTAAAATGTTCCGTAAACTCGAGAATGTTATACCAC